Below is a genomic region from Drosophila kikkawai strain 14028-0561.14 chromosome X, DkikHiC1v2, whole genome shotgun sequence.
GTCACTTTAACTGTAAATCGATACTCGTCTGCCTGTCTGCCCCCAAACCCAATTCCAAAGTCCTCTGGCCCCCGTCGACCTCGGGAGTAAGTGCAAGTGACTGTAGTCTTGGGGCGATGGCTTTAAGTTTTATGGAAACATCTAGgaattttcttgtatttctattaaattacaattatatttactttaatgtaagagattttagtttaaaaataaatctagcAGGGATTTTGGCTCATCAAAGTCATGttgctgttttctttttcgtttagGAGCTAGAATCAGTTGGGAATTCTAGCTTTAAAAActgtattactatttttttacatgctttatttattttttagtattattttaaggttgtacatatttttaaatattttttatttaccaaaaacCCTTTTAAAACCAGACACTCTTAGTGTTAATTGTCTTTTTGGCTTTCAtttctcatttaaaaatttaaattcatttaaattcattttaaaatcattttgaaTATCATTTTGGAATCATGCCCGCTCCCAGGCTTCCTGGACCAGAGACTGCCAGAATGCTGCACAGCAGCTACAATCGTGCACCGCGGCGCAAACTCATTCCAAATCTTTTTAGCAGCATCCTGCAGGTGATCGCCGACTCGGATCATCCCCTGACGGAGCCCGAAATTGTAGTGGCCATTTCCAAGCGAATGAATCGCAATGACGAGGAGCTAAAGCGCCAGATTACAGTCGGCCTGCAGGATGCCCTCATCACGGGCTATCTGCGTATGAAGAATCTTCGCTATTCGGTGGTGACCAATCGCCTGGAGCAGCTCCAGAGTCGTGCCGCCAGCTCCTCGTCGGGAATGGCTGGGTCCTCCTGGATATCACAAGCTACAGCATCCGAATCGATGGAGTCTTTGGATGTTAGTGGAGAGACAACTAGGGAGATGGAATctgaaaattaatattaaaatttaatgaaaaagaaatttaaaataaaaataaaataaaaacttgaaGAAGTCTTGAAATAATACTTACaaattatagttttatatttaatttacaaatatttaaatttgtctaATCAGAGACTCACCTGCCTTTAAAGACTAATTCTGCAAATAATCCCCACTCCAAAGCGTTGCTCATGACAACCTATTTAATCCCGTTCTTGGTCCTGGTGGAATCCTTACCGTAAGCTGATCGATGGGTTGCTGCGACTGGGAGATGTCCAAGGAAATCCCCGATTCGCTGGGACCTTCCAGCTAAACAAGCTAATTGAAATGCAACTCGAAGGCAGCAGAACCGCCAATAACCATTGTCCTTCGTCCTTCCGCCTCAGCCCCCCGCTCGTGCCTAGGCCCACCACCACCTTCGCCGAGGTGTGATGCTGGCATATGGAAGCCTTGGGCTTGCGGTCATATCAACAAGGATACGTTGACTAAGGCGGGCGACCTCAATCGCGTCCTTTGCGTTTGATGTGGTGTCAGTTTTGGGCGCCAGCTTGACCCCACTTTCCTGTTTctgggtatatatatatatatatactatatatagtgCGTTTGGAAGTTGAGTCGGTTTAGGGatggtatttatatataatttcttaattcattttacaatattttcatatttaaaaatgataaatatCGATTATTTATcgaattaataaaatttttaattgatttcttttttttaatatattattaatatatttttaaaaagcttaatattttagttaattGGATTAAAAGGGAAActgatatttaaaattcttaaaaatctaacaaatattaaaagtaataaatcgattttcttatttatcaaattatcggggatttttttttatttttaaaaattatattgacAATATATCTATAAGAAGCGTagtatttaagtttatttagtTATAGTATGCATAATTgtttaagtaattttaaataaaaaactattttccttaatttttatagatattttatcGAAGCCTTTGTCGATACATATTCGATATTTCACCGAAATCCCTAGTTTTTCAAAACGTTAAAGTTCTTATTCattccaaaaaatattatatttccatACTTTATCCTTACATCCCCAAATGTGGTCGGTTCATTATATAGAAGAGGTCCCTGTAGAGGGatagtgtgtgtttgtgtgtgcatgtgtttGCCTGTGTTTGAGTTCACTGATTGTTGCGACACCAACTAGCATTTAAAGGCTCCAAACAGGATGCAGTCAGTGGCTCCTCCGGCAAGCTGCATCGTCCGTCTCTCCGGGGGCTCCACCCCCTCTTGAAGCGACGGAAGTCACTGCGCTTGGGGTTTAGTCACGCTTATGTCCTTGGTCGCCAAGAACCCCCCACACTGGCCATTTCTGCTGCTACTGCCATGTGTGATAATACCTGGTTTGGACTGCAAGGGAGACAGCACGAAgagaaaaattgtttaaatattgtttaaaatattaattaataatttaataaggcTTATATGATTAAAAAATGttgagaaaaatattataacagaattctataaattataattcataaatgttataaattattgtaaatatttagtttcatttatataaaaatattatttattttttaatatttatatttatttcaatgttTCTTTAGTACTTtcttttattatgtttacaaatttagtgTTGATAAAgttcataaattattttctaattatttttctttcggTGTATTGCAGGTGTCAGGGATGGCTCCTAGAGCCTCGAGGTCTTAGTTCCAGGCTCCCGTTAACTGCGCTAGTGTGTGCAGTGTGAATGCGTTGTTTTCACGCCCGTTGAACGGGGCAAGCGAGCGTGAGCCTGGGCACATTACATTTAGGGggaagcaggaggaggagcaggaccTGGAGGAGCACCTACTGCTCACCTCTTAAAGTCTGGGGTTCAACTCATttagtaatttgtgtgtgtgtgtgcgtggttTCCCCTCTCAGTTTAGTCCAGTCAACTGGCTTTACTCAGCTAAATGAGATTTTGTGGTGTGTAATttgaaaattgtgaaattaCCCAACACTGGAGAAGGACGAAAACgaggacgacgatgatgatgatgataatgatgaggATGGAGTTGAAGTTGAAACTGCTTAAGTGACCTGAGACATTAAGAATTTATTCCTTTTGTGAAGGGGCCGGATTATCCCCTCCCTCAAGGTCATTGGTCATATTTTAACAAATGAAATCcaatttttgtgatttttcgCACCTCATCACCCCGTCCTTTTCATTTTGAGATCCTTTCTGGCAGCATATTGTTCTACATGATTTTGGGTAAACGGATTTGGGATTTGAATTCGGTTTCGGATTTGAGTTTGGCTTGCGGCAAAATCATCCCAGAACCCGGAACCCCAAAATTgttaagggttttttttttttttgcttcccCCCCTCTTTATTTATGTTCTGCAAACACTGGGGTTGTGTTtcaaccccaaaaaaaagaaatttatttccatttttggGGCCAAGGAACTACATTTTGGCCAAAGGCAAAGATGTAAGTCTAAATTCTAGTCAAGGTTTTGAGATTTAAGGGATTTAAATGTGTATGTTTTTTAGCTTACAGATTTTAAGAGGCCTAAAAATCATTTAGCGTTATGcatcttttagtttttaaggtCTTTGGTGTAGCAATTATGAAAATAAGAGTAACTAGGCTTTattcttgtttctttttaaGGTTTTAGAAGCAGCAGAAGACCTTATAATAATCAAGATAAAAAAACCCCTTGGCCGCTATGCATCTTGCTACTTCTAGGTTATTTGTTTAAGCTAACCCTGAGGTAATAAAGCCTGTTTGAAATATTGAATATACatgatttttatgatttaaaaaattataaaataaatatatacttagCTGGCCTTTCAAAGACACTCAATGGCAACGTTATCAGTCAGACTCAGTCAGATTTTAGATTTCAGAATTCACACTtcatttcactttcacttCGACCAGAACTGAGCACCATACACTTTTCACTCGGATCGACAAAATTTCACTTTTCGGCAGAATAACAAAAACCTTGTTGTAAATTAACGCATCCGTATCGTGTTCGAACGTTGGGTTTATAATCTGTATACCGCCATATATCCAGGCAGTCCATTAGCGGATCGTCGGTTGTCCGTCGTCACACGTGTGTGCAGATGTATATttccttatattttataaaaagcaaaaaaaacagCCCAACAACGCAACCGTTACAAAAGCGATAATCATAAAATCACCAAAATTCgataacaaaaatacaaaaaaaaattgcaaaaatccAAGAACCCATTTTAGCTATTAACAACAGCCGAACCGAACTAAACTGAAGCGATCTAAAGCGATCTAAAGCGATCTAAAACTGATCTAAAGCGATCTAAAACGATCTAAAGTGATCTAAAGCGATCTAAAGCGATCTTAAGCGATCAAAATCGATATAAATCGAACTTGAATCGATTTGAAACGATTGCTCAAGCTTAAGAACCTGACGAGAGAAGACCCTTAACCCATCCATTCCACGGCATTCTGGAGGACCTGCAGCTTAATCTCGGCAAAAAGATGATGTCCCCGTATCTGGCCAAGCTCAAGCAGCTGAGTCATCGCCGCAAAATGCACAATCTAAGTCTCAGCCTGGGCCAGCATCTCAGCCAGTTGGAGCGCCTTGACCGGGAGCTGGCCCTGGCCAGGCAGCAGGAGAAGGAGTTTTATAGAAAGTTTGAAATCGAAAATGATCTTGAAGAGGGAGAAGCAGAGCCAGAGGTTGaagcggaggcggaggaggaggaggtggaggtggaggtggaggaggcggCAGAGGAGGAAATAGAGATGGAAGCCCTTAGCAGTGATACCTTTAGCAGCAATAGCAGCAAAACCAGCTCCAGCTCGAGTTCAAGTAGCAGTAGCACTAGAACCAGCTCTAGCGGCGATCAGCAGGGGCAGGGACATGGCCCTGGAATTGGGTTTGATCATCTACAATTAGACCAAgcccaagtccaagtccattGCGCCGATGACCCTGCCCCAGAAGAGTCGGGCGATTGTTTGGCCATCAAAGAGCCAACTATCAAGCGCCTGACTAACGAGATCAAGGAGGTTAAACAGTCACTTCTTACAGAGGTTCCCTCACCTTTGGAATGGAaggattttaattttcccatgCCCTCAGCCGAGGCCATTAGATTGGCCTCCAAGTCCAAGCTAAATGCTGATGCTGTGGCCTACAAGATGCCCGAAACAGCTTCAACCACATCTTCGCCCTTTCGGCTGAATGTCAAGGCTCCCATATTCAAGCCATCCAAGGAGAGTCAAGCTGAATGCTCCGAGGATCTACCACTATCGGGAACCatagccgcagcagcagctggagccgAGGCCACCTATCAGCTGCTGATGCGCCAGATGACCATGCTCCATCAGCCACCAGATCC
It encodes:
- the LOC108080229 gene encoding uncharacterized protein; translation: MPAPRLPGPETARMLHSSYNRAPRRKLIPNLFSSILQVIADSDHPLTEPEIVVAISKRMNRNDEELKRQITVGLQDALITGYLRMKNLRYSVVTNRLEQLQSRAASSSSGMAGSSWISQATASESMESLDVSGETTREMESEN
- the LOC108080228 gene encoding uncharacterized abhydrolase domain-containing protein DDB_G0269086, encoding MMSPYLAKLKQLSHRRKMHNLSLSLGQHLSQLERLDRELALARQQEKEFYRKFEIENDLEEGEAEPEVEAEAEEEEVEVEVEEAAEEEIEMEALSSDTFSSNSSKTSSSSSSSSSSTRTSSSGDQQGQGHGPGIGFDHLQLDQAQVQVHCADDPAPEESGDCLAIKEPTIKRLTNEIKEVKQSLLTEVPSPLEWKDFNFPMPSAEAIRLASKSKLNADAVAYKMPETASTTSSPFRLNVKAPIFKPSKESQAECSEDLPLSGTIAAAAAGAEATYQLLMRQMTMLHQPPDPLAHIHPLRPYPRPQRHQHPHQHQKQHPHHSHAHHLLPPVRALLPTPDIQPHVPVHMHTHNHSNQRGVSQSLLGVPPQLPEQLMHRIGNNRQHLRNRKEPLPDLFPEVLTLMEELLRPVSYPEMVTILAARLHRPVVELKRHIPHTLHAAVIHGYMSKEGNRYSLLSEAEHMVIKRRNHEAAQRAKELEKEPLSWRKR